Below is a genomic region from Gemmatimonadota bacterium.
TGAAGGCCGTGATCGCGGCGCACGGCGGCAAGGGTGGCGGCTCGCCGCGGCTGGCACAGGGGGTCGTGCCGTCCGGATGGCCGATGTCGTAGGGGCGACGCATGCGTCGCCCTTTCCCCACCCCGATCGAGATCCCGTAGGGGCGACGCCTGCGTCGCCCCTCCACCCATCGGAATCCCGATGTACACCGCCAATCCCGCCACATCGTCGACACTCTCAACGCCAGGGCTGCTCATGTCCCGTCGCAAGGTCAATCGTCGTGATTTCATCGCCACCTCCGGAGCCGCCGCGGCGAGCGCCATGATCGTGCCGCGCCATGTGCTCGGCGGGCAGGGCTTCACGGCGCCGAGCGATATTGCCAACATCGCGGTGGTCGGCGCGGGTGGCATGGGCGCGAGCAACACGACGCAGATCCTCTCCGAGAATCTGATCGCCGTCGCCGACGTCGACTTCGACTACGTCGATCGGCGCGTCGGGCCGGCAGTCAATCGCGACGGCACCCCGAACAAGCTTCATCTTGCCCACGCCAAGGCGCGTCGCTACGCCGACTTCCGCGAGATGCTCGACAAGGAGAAGGGGATCGACGGCGTCATCATCGCGACGCCCGACCACACGCATGCCGTCGTCGCCAAGGCCGCGATGGAGCTGAAGAAGGCCGTCTACGTCCAGAAGCCGCTCTGTGCCACGGTGGCCGAGGCGCGGATGCTCGCGAAGCTGGCCGCGTCGAGTGGTGTGGCGACGCAGATGGGCAACCAGGGCCATTCGCGCGAAGACACTCGCCTGATCCGTGAGTGGATCCAGGCCGGGCTGATTGGCGCGGTGAAGGAAGTGCACATCTACACGGACCGCCCGCTCGGCTACTGGCCGCAGGCCGTCCCGCGTCCGATCGCCGAAGGGGCGAAGATGCCGCCGATGCCGGCGCCGGGCTCGCAGTGGAGCCAGGGCACCATCAACAACATCCTCGCCAACGGGATGTCGGCCAATGTGGTGAAGCCCGACGCGCTCAACTGGGATCTCTACCTCGGCCCCGTGCCCGAGATTCCCTATCACCCGATCTACCATCCGTTCACCTGGCGCGGTTGGCTCGACTTCGGCGGCGGCGCGCTCGGTGACATGGGCGCCCACCTGGTCGACGGCCCCTTCTACGCGCTCGGCCTCGACTACCCGACCACGGTCGAGGGATCGTCGACGCCCTTCGGCGGACCGCGCACCAATGCGGCCTCCTTCCCGATGGCGACCAACGTGCAGTGGGAGTTTGCAGCCACAGCGACGCGCCCGGCCTTCAAGATGTATTGGTATGATGGCGGCCTCATGGCGCCGCGGCCGGCCGCGCTCCCGGACGACTTCAAGTACGTCACCGAGGGTGGTGTCTTCATCGTCGGCGAGAAGGGAGTGCTGGTGCACCAGACGTATGGTGCCAAGCCGCAACTCTTCCCGGCCGCCCTCATGGAAGAGGCCAAGAAGGTGCCCAAGACCGAGCGGCGCGTCACCACGACGCACGAGATGAACTGGGTCAACGCCATCAAGGGCACCGACGTCGCCTCGTCGCCAATTGAATACGCCGCCAAGCTCGTCGAGACGATGCACCTGGGCGTCGCCGCGGTGCGCCACGCCGCCGCGCTCAACTCGGGTCCGCAGAAGTTGCAGTACGACGCGGCGAAGATGGCCTTCACCAATCAGGTCGGTGCCAACCAGTACCTCACGCGACCCTATCGCGCAGGTTGGAACGTGGTCTGAGCCTGACGGACTCGCTCCCCGCCACCGGTGGCGGGGGGCGTGCGAGGGTATCGTAAAGGAAGTAGTTCTCACCCCTCTCGCGCAGGTGCCACATGCGCCACTCGTCGTACCTTCTGCCGTGCGCTCTTCTTGCGGTCCTCGGCTGTGCCGAGGACCCTGTCGTCGCGCCGCCTGTCGCCACCTCCCTGCAGGTCGTCAGCGGGAACTCGCAGAGTGGCACACCGGGTTATCGGCTCGGCGCCGAGGTGGCGGTCCGGCTCGTCGATCAGCGCGGCGATCCCGTCGCTGGGGCGACCGTCAACTTTGCCAGCACCGAAGCAGGTGCAGTGGCCGAGCCGAGCAGTGCCGTGACGGATGCCGACGGTGTCGCGCGCAGTGCCTGGCGACTCGGCGCCGGTATCGGGACGCAGCGGCTCGCGGCGACCGTCGCCGGTCAGGAAATCCCTGCGGCGAACTTCACCGCGGCGGCGTCGAGTCAGTCACCGAGGTACGTCACCGGTGGTGGCCCCGGGATGTGCGTGGTGTATGCCGACGGTGTATTGCGTTGCGGCCTGCCGCCGACACTCGGTGCGGCGAATCCGACCTGGGCCGCTGTGGGCGGGGCGATGCGGTTCACCGAGGTGGTGTTGGTCGATGACGTCTTGCCGGGGATGAAGGGGTGCGCCGTGGCGGAGTCGGGGCGGATCTCCTGTTTCACACTCGGCGTCGATGGCGTGGTGACTGGACTAGCCGAGTTGGCCGGCAGTTACCCGGTGCTCCACGGACTCAGCGGGAGTGGCGTGGCCGTTTCCCCGCCGGCGTATTGTGGTCTCAGCGCCACCGGGGAGGGATTCTGCTGGGGTCGCAATGACAAGTTCCTGCTTGGCGTCATCTCCGACCAGGGTGTGGTCGTCTCCCCGTTGCCGATCAATACGCCGGTTCGCTTCGTGTTGATCGAGGTCGGCTGGGAGAATGTTTGCGCCCTGACCGCGGCGGGCGAGGCGTGGTGCTGGGGGCGGAATACGCGAGGACAAACCGGGCAGACGGGTCCGGGTCGGA
It encodes:
- a CDS encoding Gfo/Idh/MocA family oxidoreductase; this encodes MSRRKVNRRDFIATSGAAAASAMIVPRHVLGGQGFTAPSDIANIAVVGAGGMGASNTTQILSENLIAVADVDFDYVDRRVGPAVNRDGTPNKLHLAHAKARRYADFREMLDKEKGIDGVIIATPDHTHAVVAKAAMELKKAVYVQKPLCATVAEARMLAKLAASSGVATQMGNQGHSREDTRLIREWIQAGLIGAVKEVHIYTDRPLGYWPQAVPRPIAEGAKMPPMPAPGSQWSQGTINNILANGMSANVVKPDALNWDLYLGPVPEIPYHPIYHPFTWRGWLDFGGGALGDMGAHLVDGPFYALGLDYPTTVEGSSTPFGGPRTNAASFPMATNVQWEFAATATRPAFKMYWYDGGLMAPRPAALPDDFKYVTEGGVFIVGEKGVLVHQTYGAKPQLFPAALMEEAKKVPKTERRVTTTHEMNWVNAIKGTDVASSPIEYAAKLVETMHLGVAAVRHAAALNSGPQKLQYDAAKMAFTNQVGANQYLTRPYRAGWNVV
- a CDS encoding Ig-like domain-containing protein gives rise to the protein MRHSSYLLPCALLAVLGCAEDPVVAPPVATSLQVVSGNSQSGTPGYRLGAEVAVRLVDQRGDPVAGATVNFASTEAGAVAEPSSAVTDADGVARSAWRLGAGIGTQRLAATVAGQEIPAANFTAAASSQSPRYVTGGGPGMCVVYADGVLRCGLPPTLGAANPTWAAVGGAMRFTEVVLVDDVLPGMKGCAVAESGRISCFTLGVDGVVTGLAELAGSYPVLHGLSGSGVAVSPPAYCGLSATGEGFCWGRNDKFLLGVISDQGVVVSPLPINTPVRFVLIEVGWENVCALTAAGEAWCWGRNTRGQTGQTGPGRTIYPALVQTPTRFSRIALGDWEDTACGVAISGVSGAGGGARHARRLRDHAAWSGAGRDPRSGERD